The Zingiber officinale cultivar Zhangliang chromosome 10A, Zo_v1.1, whole genome shotgun sequence genome contains a region encoding:
- the LOC122027536 gene encoding dihydrolipoyllysine-residue acetyltransferase component 4 of pyruvate dehydrogenase complex, chloroplastic-like, translating into MAASPSISTPFASRSLLSSSTISRPQILLLPRARSGRQAARIAPISAKIREIFMPALSSTMTEGKIVSWIKSEGDRLSKGESVVVVESDKADMDVETFYDGILAAIVVPAGESAPVGAPIGLLAESEEEVALAKAQAHSQSQSQPQPQAHSPLPVSPPSPPASAAVTTPLAVSEVPRKTVATPYAKKIAKQYKVDIGSVTGTGPYGRITPSDIETAAGIQPKKPASSPAALPVPQVPSPSAGATPKAPTAVLPPIPGSTVVPFTTMQVAVSKNMVESLSVPTFRVGYPVTTNALDSLYEKLKPKGVTMTVLLAKAAAMALVKHPVVNATCKDGKSFTYNENINIAVAVAIDGGLITPVLQDADKLDIYLLCERWKELLKKARGKQLQPNEYSSGTFTVSNLGMFGVDRFDAILPPGQGAIMAVGASKPTVVADADGFFSVKSKMLVNVTADHRIIYGADLAAFLQTFAKIVEDPEILTL; encoded by the exons ATGGCCGCTTCTCCGTCGATCTCCACACCCTTCGCCTCTCGCTCCCTACTCTCCTCCTCCACCATCTCCCGCCCTCAGatcctccttctccctcgcgcACGCAGCGGTCGCCAAGCCGCCCGCATAGCCCCCATCAGTGCCAAGATCCGGGAGATCTTCATGCCGGCGCTAAGCTCCACCATGACCGAAGGCAAAATCGTGTCCTGGATCAAGTCGGAGGGCGATCGCCTCTCCAAGGGAGAGAGCGTTGTCGTCGTCGAATCTGATAAGGCCGACATGGACGTCGAAACCTTTTACGATGGAATCCTGGCTGCCATTGTCGTCCCTGCTGGCGAGTCCGCCCCCGTCGGTGCCCCTATTGGCCTCCTCGCCGAGAGTGAGGAAGAAGTCGCCCTCGCGAAGGCGCAGGCCCACTCCCAGTCCCAATCTCAACCACAGCCCCAAGCCCACTCGCCTCTCCCTGTTTCTCCTCCTTCGCCACCAGCCTCTGCTGCTGTTACTACTCCATTAGCTGTTTCGGAGGTGCCTAGGAAGACTGTGGCTACGCCCTATGCGAAGAAGATTGCCAAGCAGTACAAGGTGGACATAGGATCTGTTACTGGGACAGGGCCGTATGGAAGGATTACCCCTTCCGACATTGAGACTGCAGCTGGAATCCAACCAAAGAAGCCTGCAAGTTCTCCTGCAGCACTTCCAGTTCCTCAAGTTCCATCTCCTAGTGCTGGTGCCACTCCGAAAGCTCCTACAGCAGTTCTTCCTCCTATTCCTGGCTCCACTGTTGTTCCCTTCACTACGATGCAGGTTGCTGTgtcaaagaacatggttgaaagTCTCTCTGTACCCACTTTCCGTGTTGGCTATCCTGTGACAACCAATGCACTTGATTCCCTCTATGAAAAG CTTAAGCCCAAGGGTGTCACTATGACTGTGCTATTGGCTAAGGCTGCAGCTATGGCACTCGTGAAACATCCAGTTGTGAATGCTACCTGCAAAGATGGGAAGAGTTTTACCTATAATGAGAACATCAACATTGCGGTTGCTGTGGCAATTGATGGTGGATTGATAACCCCTGTTCTTCAAGATGCAGACAAG tTGGATATTTATTTGCTTTGCGAAAGGTGGAAAGAACTGCTAAAGAAGGCTCGTGGAAAGCAACTTCAGCCCAATGAATATAGCTCAG GAACATTTACTGTATCAAATCTGGGTATGTTTGGGGTAGACAGATTTGATGCCATTCTTCCACCTGGTCAG GGGGCTATTATGGCTGTGGGAGCTTCAAAGCCGACTGTTGTTGCTGATGCTGATGGCTTCTTCTCAGTTAAGAGTAAGATGCTG